A genomic segment from Pseudomonas sessilinigenes encodes:
- a CDS encoding DUF4952 domain-containing protein gives MKVMFRMGFACLLLMVSSAALAAPECGDFLKAMTDPPKSLEFFRCESKPQDQGAPLTASYRVKGKDAHEVERYLQRELGVQEGLRFVCCGWETKGFISYRDKKTGRNYQIGMGSEETPYNQRQDWHKIGYFYVTVVLYTEDI, from the coding sequence ATGAAAGTGATGTTCAGAATGGGGTTCGCCTGTTTGTTGTTGATGGTTTCCAGCGCTGCTCTGGCAGCTCCCGAGTGTGGCGATTTTCTGAAGGCCATGACCGATCCACCGAAGTCCCTGGAGTTTTTCCGTTGTGAGTCGAAGCCCCAGGATCAGGGCGCACCGCTGACCGCCAGTTACCGGGTCAAAGGTAAGGATGCCCATGAGGTAGAGCGCTATCTGCAGCGGGAGTTGGGGGTTCAGGAGGGGCTCAGGTTTGTCTGCTGCGGCTGGGAAACGAAGGGTTTCATTTCCTATAGGGATAAAAAGACCGGGCGTAATTACCAGATTGGCATGGGCTCTGAAGAGACGCCCTACAACCAGCGCCAGGATTGGCACAAGATCGGCTATTTCTATGTGACGGTGGTGCTGTATACCGAGGACATCTGA